One genomic window of Melitaea cinxia chromosome 10, ilMelCinx1.1, whole genome shotgun sequence includes the following:
- the LOC123657005 gene encoding uncharacterized protein LOC123657005, protein MRKKLVPEERPICNAVTVYRERGNYLQRLEQFEKAILAYNEALRWNNSDVGSLLGRSLALAKATHYAGALEDAAHAAQLEPENMTALQIRAQVEYEKCEFERALVLAYRGQRCRFFPPNFADCIRCAEETIRECTGDVAAKTLSTVKLIHEINVMDKALSVTANVPVRKPRMQPRTNRQIQEISRVEKQNAEHISRVMASKYLEQMAHDKYFLTKLCKDERLNSANKQGSQTLQMLAKKALADIEKRQAVLRERKPLYAARASEAAARARLSKVRRLRIGNAQRQHATDARRLVNTAQDLYEKRDTAKCLEAAEFGMEQISRIPSNMLPGKDTFLQQLYNIVANAFLDQKRVRDEMSEADREKRSFILLGIPISREPSRDSILRTRPPAPARDAKRRLRTLDRALAASARAPERCYVLHELARLHADTKQAHRAKFYALKCQAEARSAGQRAWLLNATFLLARCHILQNNRPESRAALIEGAGLARSYGYNDVAAFFDTCVDVSLEGEIGSIDSILVKREKAMVSLMQDDDMRMAAEHLFRRMSVIPASRRFSVLPGARAESAPAARRVSIAPQTQRPARVAHKTRHPLGFQDFDF, encoded by the exons atgagaaaaaagTTAGTGCCCGAAGAAAGACCAATATGCAATGCAGTGACCGTGTATCGTGAAAGAGG AAATTACTTGCAGCGCTTGGAGCAATTCGAGAAAGCAATTCTCGCTTACAACGAAGCTCTACGGTGGAAT AACTCCGACGTCGGTTCCCTCCTCGGTAGAAGTTTGGCTCTTGCGAAGGCTACTCATTATGCCGGTGCTTTAGAAGATGCTGCACATGCCGCTC AACTGGAGCCTGAAAATATGACAGCTCTGCAAATAAGAGCTCAAGTAGAATATGAAAAATGTGAATTTGAAAGAGCCTTGGTGCTTGCTTATAGAGGTCAGAGATGTAGATTTTTTCCACCGAACTTCGCGGACTGTATCCGATGTGCCGAAGAAACG atacgAGAATGTACTGGTGATGTCGCTGCAAAGACTTTGTCAACAGTCAAATTAATACATGAAATAAATGTGATGGACAAGGCTTTAAGTGTCACTGCTAATGTACCCGTACGAAAACCCAGAATGCAGCCGCGTACAAACCGCCAA ATTCAAGAGATATCTCGAGTGGAAAAACAGAACGCTGAACATATATCCCGTGTAATGGCTTCCAAGTATTTGGAGCAAATGgctcatgacaaatatttcCTCACTAAACTTTGTAAAGATGAAAGACTGAACTCCGCAAATAAACAAGGATCGCAGACACTTCAAATGTTGGCTAAAAAAGCGTTGGCCGATATCGAAAAAAGACAA GCGGTTCTTCGTGAGCGCAAACCGTTGTACGCTGCGAGAGCCTCCGAAGCCGCAGCCAGAGCCAGACTATCAAAAGTTCGTAGACTTAGAATTGGTAACGCTCAGCGCCAGCACGCAACAGATGCACGACGTCTAGTAAATACTGCTCAAGACTTATACGAGAAACGTGATACGGCGAAATGCCTCGAAGCAGCAGAGTTCGGAATGGAGCAAATATCGAGGATTCCAAGCAACATGCTGCCCGGCAAGGATACTTTCTTACAACAGTTGTATAACATCGTCGCCAATGCATTTTTAGATCAG aaacgTGTGAGAGACGAAATGAGCGAAGCAGATCGTGAAAAGAGATCCTTTATACTGCTGGGAATACCGATATCGCGCGAACCGAGCCGTGATTCAATTTTGCGTACGCGACCTCCGGCGCCCGCTCGCGACGCCAA ACGCCGGCTCCGCACGCTGGACCGCGCCCTCGCCGCGAGCGCCCGCGCCCCAGAGCGCTGCTACGTGCTCCACGAGCTGGCGCGCCTGCACGCCGACACTAAACAAGCGCACCGAGCAAAGTTCTACGCTTTGAAATGCCAAGCAG AAGCGAGATCAGCAGGCCAACGTGCGTGGTTGTTGAATGCAACATTTCTTCTGGCGCGGTGTCACATCCTTCAGAACAACCGCCCAGAGTCGAGAGCAGCGTTGATCGAGGGAGCGGGACTGGCGCGGTCGTATGGCTATAACGATGTCGCGGCTTTCTTTGATACG TGTGTCGACGTATCATTAGAAGGAGAAATTGGATCAATTGACTCGATATTAGTGAAGCGCGAGAAGGCTATGGTGAGCTTGATGCAGGATGACGATATGCGCATGGCAGCCGAGCACTTGTTTCGAAGAATGTCCGTCATACCTGCTTCCAG ACGTTTCTCCGTGCTGCCGGGCGCTCGCGCGGAgagcgcgcccgccgcgcgccgcgtcTCGATCGCGCCTCAAACTCAGCGACCGGCGCGAGTCGCTCACAAAACTAGGCACCCGCTGGGATTCCAAGATTTCGACTTTTAA